The sequence below is a genomic window from Nicotiana tomentosiformis chromosome 6, ASM39032v3, whole genome shotgun sequence.
taccgaataaatttacatagaaaaaatatatttatatattaagtttaaaaataataaagtattaaTATAAGTTTTTCCTTGCGCATTGGAATTACGAAAACGGTTACAAGACAATaactaattaaactcaaaatcctaattcccaaacctattataCTACTCATATTGAACTAAACTATTTCCAACATATTCACTAGTAAGACACAaggtattctagcgattatgagtaacAAACTAcgatgtattgaatatgtttccttttgtatgatttaaatttatattttcgaatatttaatcttctatagactttatttttGAGTCCCAACTTgcttaatatctttccactcatgtgatttatattttttgtctttgcttagtttcttttacgcttaatggatctatactctagtcatttttcatgttttcttaattcatcaccctttaaatagtaaaaatatctAAAGAGTTTtactaagtcctataaaagtacgtatgttattgcattttgattctactagtgacttttaaatgatatttaaaaaataccaaaaatttaccaaaccgtaccgataccgaagagaaaccgacatgattggtaCGGTTTCTAAAAGTCTAagtttggttatacataatagaataaccgaaaaattagtatggtacaaattttataaaataaccggccgaaccgaaccattgacacccctacccGATACCAGTTTGACCATCTCAGTATTTGAATATTTGTGAATTATTAAAAACTTGTTTGAAAAGTATCACTGGGCAACTCTGAATACCCTTTTTTCGACTTCCACAGTTCCACCAAATATTATCCAAGCGCCTAGTTCAAAGCATGTAGTGATCACAATACCTAAGCTTAGCAGACAAAAGGGACTCCTCCCTCCAACTTAATGTAACAAGTGATATGCAATTGAGTTATTAATTAGACAGTTGCTAATCAGTTCTTGAATACTAATCCATAGAACATAGGCAAGGAATGTCAAGAAAGTTGTCAAAGCAGTTGCATGATCCAATAAATTAATCCCTTGACGTTTAACTTGGACACATAATTGCAACAATTTAAGGGTACATGAGAAATTGAGTCTATACATTTCCATCTTAAATACACTTCTTGTGGCTACTCCATTCAGAAAAAGGTACCTTCTCGGGGTTGAACAAGCTTTCGGTTGTGTGGTGCAACCATTTCTTTTCTCAACTTAGTCAGTATATCTTCCATGGTGTATTCTCTCTGCCAATTTTCCAGCATATGGAACTTCTTTGCTTCAACCTATCACCATAATATTAAAGTGACTTTCTGCCGCTTCCAACAAAACCAGGAAATATGAACTCGTGTATCGAAGTATATAAATTGGAGTCAAGTGATAGCTCCACAGGAAACCTTTCCCTCCAATAAGAGATACTAATCAATTAAGCTATTCAGAAATAGAACTTACCAACCAATCCTGAAAGATAGAACTTAGTGAACAATATTGCAACAAAAAGGGAACATTACCACTCCATTCTCGGGGTTCACACACGTCATGTTGATACGTGAATGGAAACGAACACTTGGAGGTTTGTCTGGATAGTCTTTGTCACAGAACAACTTCAACTGATAAATACGTCCCTGATGTATGTCCTGACAATTGAGAAAACGGGGGGAAATGGTCAATTACAAGCATCGTGATGGACCAATGAAGTGTTTCTCTCAGCATGTTCTTTCGAGAATGTTCTGCGCTTCACCCGAAGTTGCAAGTACTTTTACCAAAAAACTATATAATATGAGGATAGACTATGCACGCTGCTCCTAATCATAAATACAATACTTGTAATCTGGACAGGCTAGAGCAATAACAGTATACTAATTTGCCACAAAGTGGTTCAAGCGCTCTTCGGTCGTTCTTGATCAAGATTGCCATGCATTATTAGGTCCCAGACAAATCATAAGGATTTTATTTTTGCACATAAATATATTATTAGGTGGAAGAAAATCAATCACTTATATGAAGTACTCAAAACAGAAAACTTATGGAAAGAAAGCCATGTACTTTCCTATCCTGGCGCACATCTCCTTGCTCGGTTCTGCCACAACTTTCCTTGGGCATTTTCGATTAGTATAACTGCCGAAGTACTAATCTTACTACTATTTTTTCGTAAAATAGACCACACAAGGATTATCACACCACTGAACTTGACAAAAATTGACCTGGTCTCTCTCTTGAACGATGTGTGACAGGCCTTGTATTTCTTTTTATTGCCCCAATTGCAGGAAGTAAATAGGGGGATTAGGTGGGTCATGCTTGAGAGAATTCGGGAAGTTCTAGCAGGTTGGAAAAGAGATGGTGAGCAATACAGTCAAAAAGAGAGATGGAAGATTGTCCCCGCTTGCATATGGTGGACAATTTGTTAAGAAAGGAATCAAAGGCGTTTTGAAGACAACCACAGTCCTATACATAAGTTGAAGATGAGCTGTTAGTGCTCTATTATTTTTGGTGTAAACAGGAGTATTTAGAAGAATGTGAATCTATTTTTGATGTCTTAGATTATTTATGAGTGCACAGAGGACTAAACTCTCTTCTAGTACTCCTTCATGTAATTATGGATGGCTACACAGCTTTTGTGTAGTCCACTTTTTATTAATATAAATATgttaccttctcaaaaaaaaaaaattgcaggAAGTAAATAGAAGAATTTTAGATATATCTATAATCTGTTCTTGACTTTTTCTCAAATGTGCAGGAGTCCCATAGTTGCAGATATTATAATTAACCTTTAACATCCAAAAGAAGTTTAGTTCACCAGTTACGGTCTCAAGATACACAGTTTCACTTGTTCTAATATACAAGTACCGCAAAATAAGAAATATATATTGCCTTAGGGCAGAAGATATACAATGTTCAATACGCTACTTGATCAAGCAATCATACTTTACCAACTTGATTCAATTGATTTTGGAGAAATATTAGCCAACTAGTCCATACATGAACTTCTTATATGATAAATCTCTTTCAAAGCAGTTGAAAAAAGGTTGACATTACGAAATGAATTAACAACCCAAAACTTCTACAGCTTAAGAGAAAACAATAAAACAGAGATCACTAATGAAAACTTTTACCATCCGGAGACAGGAAAACACAGGTTTGAGAAGACCTTACATTATGAGGACCAATTATTGTTCCAGTCCAAGAACGCATAAAAACATCATCTGCATCATCCATCCCGTAGCTAACAGAACCATCTCCAATACCTTTTTCACCACGTTCAAGTTCCTCAAGCAACCTAAAGTTCCGTGGGACTAATGAAAAAGAAGACATTACTATGCATGATTCATTGTCCTGATTTTCATATATGGAAAAGAAGTACAGAGAAATTTCAAACGTCAAGTAAGATAAGTGGACAGACATTTAAGTCCAAAATCTGATGCACTGATAAATTCATAAGAGAAAGAAGGGGTTGGGGGGGATAGGGAAGTGATTATGAACAGAGCAGTACAGTCGAAAAATGAGCAAAACATTCATTTTGGTGACAGTCATCCATGTGAATTGCTGAAACATGGGATAACAATCTAAACTGACTCCACTACAATACGTCAACGGAAAATCAAACTCTGCACAATGACTTCATAAATTATAGTTTTATACATCAAATGTCTTGAAAAACACGGATGGTGTGAAAAGTACATATACAATTTAAGCAACTGCGCTATTCTTGATATCCTACAAAGCTTACCCAACTATTTGTGTAAGAGGTTTGCTTTCTGTAGTCATAAGTATAAGTGAAACCAAAAAGAAACTCTTTGTATTTCTTAAACTCTTTTCTACCACTTGAAACATCTTCCTACTTCTTCCCTCCAAATTGTCCAAAAAAGGCCTAACAGGCTAACTTCTCCTGCTGTTTTCATCTCAATCCCCAACATTTTTTAACCTCCAACTAGCCATAGCCTCTAGCATTGTCTTTGGGGAGGTACCCATCTCTTATCGAATAAAATGAACACCACTGCCAAAAGCTGGTTTTGCATATGCAAGAAGTAAAATGTGAGGGAAGATTCAGAAGTAATTCAATTGCTGCTCCCGACAACGAAGCCAATGAACCTCATGATGCCATCTTCTCTTCATACAAGCACTTCCATCCTCCATAAGGGTCTATAACTTCATCTCAACCATCAATTATTAAATATCCCTTATTTAGCACGGTCATGTTCTTTACTTCTTTTTGAACCATTCCATCAAATTTCCAAAGCCATTACCCAAGAAAGCCATTTTGAAAAACTCCAGTCTCCTTATCCATCCTCTCTCCCTTAGGTTATTATTTTTCCACTCCACCAGGTAGACTAGAATTTCTTCTGACTACCCACAAAAAGTTCCTTAACATTTTATCCAACTTCTTTTCCTATAGCCATAAGGATAAAATTCAATAATAAAGTATGTGGATATGCTAGACAGTGAAAATTTCAACAATGTTAAGTTTCACCTTTTAATAAATACTATCTCTTTCACCCACTTAATCTCCGATCAAATTATTCAGTCACTGACTGTTACAGAGTCCATCTATGTAGTGAGTCAATTTATCTAAGATCTAGTCATAACGGTGAAATTTCTTCCAAGTTGCTACTTCAAATGTACCTCGGAAACGTAACCACTTTACAGCTGCAAATCAGCACTAAGTTATGATTGTCCTGCATATCCCTAACTGGTATTAGTTAAGACTTAGCCATGTTAATGCATGATCTTGATATTTTCAGACCATAAGAGTGTCCTGACCAGTATGAAGCAGTCTAGGACAAGACCCACAAAAAATCAAAGTGTCGTCTGCTAATAGCAAGTGAAATATAGCCCTTCATTCACCTGAATCATTCCCACATTGAAGCCCCAAATAAAACCCCCAGTCACTATTTTGTCCATCAATTTAAATACACATTTTTCAGCTCAAAACAGCACACATGCAGAGAGTATCACATCAAAGCAAGGTCAGAATAGAGAAGATAAGAAGAGGGATAATTTTGGCAAAGAAACTTCCGAAAACTGTCGGCTTTCAGTATCAAACACCACACTTTATATTAGTAGGACAATTTGGATTCTGCAGTGCAGTGCCCATACAACTAACGAAATGAGACCGGAGACAAGCAAATATTAATGAAAAAACTGTCAATTTGATCCAGGTTATCACATAAAACAGTTAGGACTACAAAGACGGGAAGAACAGTAAAATTCCTGCAGCAGCACCCACCGTACACCCATAAACACTCAAAACATAAACTAAACTATAAAAGCATATCAAATAATAAAAACAGAAACTACTCCTCGATTCCAAACTAGTTGGTGTGATAATATGAATACTCTATATCCATTCCCACTATTTGGACGCATTTCACTCCAAAGCACATAAGAAAATTTAAATagctttttttaaaataaaaaaaaaaggaattagcTGAAAGCACAGTCAAATTAAACACTTGGGACACAACCCTAAAACCATGGTGTAGCTAGAACCTACTTCACTTTCCAACAGTAAGCAAAATTAACTACAATCATAAAGTCCCAACATGGAATTGCACATACCCAATTGCTAAtacaacttgaaaatggtggaggTCATATGTATAGaggattaaataataataaaaaacaaaactttcaagcaagaaCTCACCAACTACGCTAGATCCTCCTGAACCAAGAGTCATTGAGGTTTTTTGATATATAAGTTACAGCCTTAAAGATCAGAGCTTTATTTTCTTGAAGATATGCAAACTTCAGCTAACCGAAAAGGAGAAGAAAAAGCAAAAGCAGCAATGGTAAGGGGAGCAGGCCACGGTAATTTAACACGGAATATGAATATTGATATCTTCCCAAGGAGGATCTTTTCCTTTTGCAAAAAAGATGAAATTTGCGTTGaaagtagaaaaagaaaaaacaaaataatACGGGAGATATTTTTTCAAGTGGGGGTATTCGGTTAAATAGTCCATTCGGGAAAAGGGCTGAATACAACTTTTGTGGTAATCGAAATGGCTCACTGGTAACTTCCGCAACTCCGTTTGCAAACTAGCTTATCTGTCCCCTTGCCTTTAAATGACTAGCTTATTACTACCCTCTAGTATTAACGGGTCTTTTAAAGgctatttttttttcttgaaaattctACAGCTGCATGTGGCACATTAAATCACCccctttaaatattttttatcatTCCCCCACCCACTTATTTACCCACCCTCCCCAATTCTTTTTACAACCATCTTTTAACCTAATCAAAACATTCGATTTCACCCAATTTTCTCTTCTAGGATTCTAAAATCGGCAACCAATCTTCTTCTACAGGGTTATTTTAAAAAGGCAAAACATTCTCATTTACATTTGTACTTGTTCGCGTTTATCATCTCGGTCCTTGTACTCAACGAAATTTCATCCACGCACTTATAATTGttcaaaattaatattttaaatctCTCTGACTGTTGACTGAGTCTATGTGGCAGCTTGACAACTGAACTGGACAAAATACATGTATTTCACGCATATATGGAGCGTGAGTATAATTATTTAaaccataaaataattaaaatgataaaaaagaaaaagacaaaaagttaAATACAAAGAAAAGCCAATGAGTGTTTTCTCTTTACTTTTTTCCCCCGTCCCCCTTCCCCATTTTTCTCTCTCCTACTCCCTTCTTCAAATTATTACCTCTTCCCTATTttaacccaaaatccaactacaATACAACTGTTTTCACCACCTCTCATCCACCACAAATGTTACTCGTCGCCCCAGATTCAAAAATATTCCCAAATTAATAACAACTTATGAAAAAAGTTCTTTCTAAATCCCCCATTTTTGTCCCAGATTCAAAAATATTCCCAAATTGGTAACAACTTATGAAGAAAGTTCTTTTCTAAATCCTCCATTTtctccccctccccccaccccccaGCTTCTGAAGACGagtttttgcaaaaaaaaaaaaaaaaatagaaaaagtgcAAAAAGATCTCCGACGAGCCGTTTTTCGGTAGAGGAATCTTAAAAAAACTTAGGGTGAGTTTCCAGTGAGATGGTTTTTAGGAGTCGTTTCGGATCGATTCTTTTTTGTAGTTGATTGGCGGTGCTATGATACAGTATTGGATGTGAAAAAACTTTTTAGGTCAAGGGTGATTGGAGAGGAATTGCAaacttggttgggcgatttttaaAAGTTgagttgaaaaagaaaaagaaaaatgaagatTAAAAAAGTGATTACCGATGAAAAACAAGAGTTAGATAAATCCTTTCTCTCGTTGTTTGTATCATAACATTGTAATGTTACTCAGTAGGCTATTTTGAAGGTGATGGTAAATGTGGTGAATTTTGGAAAATAAAGATGGTGAGTGAGGAGGAAGGTGATGAAGTGGATGGTGGaatggaaaaagaaaaaatataatttttaaataatattaaaaaataaattaaataagaaagaaaatctGATGTGGATACTGATTTGGCATCCACATCAGG
It includes:
- the LOC104109021 gene encoding ubiquitin-conjugating enzyme E2 variant 1C-like, with product MTLGSGGSSVVVPRNFRLLEELERGEKGIGDGSVSYGMDDADDVFMRSWTGTIIGPHNDIHQGRIYQLKLFCDKDYPDKPPSVRFHSRINMTCVNPENGVVEAKKFHMLENWQREYTMEDILTKLRKEMVAPHNRKLVQPREGTFF